TTTGGCACTGACATTTCCTTCTCTGTAGATGTTAACTAAATTATCACCACAGCCCTTTTAATTATCCATATTCTTATTTTATAGACTGGGAAGTAAGATAGGAAGAACTATGATGACTCACTGAGGTTAATGCTTTTAGGCAATGTCCATCAGTAAGAATTTGAATGCATGCATTCTTTCATGTCATTAAATAGAATTTGGATTTTATAGGCTCCTCCCTATAAGGAAtctccttgcttaaaaaaaagaaaaaaaaatcctgcaaattTGTGCTTGTTTTTGCCTGCAGAGCCATCAGGAATTCTATGCGGAATATTCAATAACAATGTGCAGCATGGATTTGAGCCTGGATGAAGACACTTACTTTTTGCTGTGCTGCAACAGCCCTCTCTCCTATAACATTGTGTGGTTCTAAAAAGAATATAGATGTTCATTTTCATATAGTAAATTTGGTCCAGTTGAGACAAATCAATTTGGACAGATACTGAAAAATATGTACACTTTTAGCTATGTAAGAACAATCAGGCAAGTGCTCAAAAGATTTGAAGTTCAGCACATTGTATCTCTACATCAAAAAGTTTCCTTATCTCTCCAGAAGGTTGCAATTTGAGCAGGAAGACTGGACATTTCAAAACAGCCTAAGAGATTACATACCTATGTTTTAGGTACCTGTGTCACAAAGTGATAGCATCCCTAACTTAACCTGAGCTCGTTTGTGAAGCCTAGCTTATCTGTCTATTGTTGTCATTGTTTTCCTTTATGTGAAGTGGATTGAGAAGCAATACAGGGAGTTAATACAGGAAGCGATGCTATAAAAAAATGTCCATACACAACATAAGCTGGTCCAGGCTAAGGCCTTCATAAGCAATGGTGGAAAATTAAAAGCTTATAAAATCTCAGGGGCAAATTTTATGGAATTGAAACTCTTAGCACAGTGTCAGGACCCTGAGTTTACCCACAGCCTCTGTGGTCTCTTCCCCTGGCTCCTTggggtttggctgcctgtgctggaGCCCAGCAGTGACATGGGCTCCATGTGACCTGGGGCCAAACTACTGGGAAAGAGCCAGGAGGACTCTTGGTGATGGGCTCCCCCTCCTCAGCACAGGACCCACTTTTAAGCTCAGGCATGTGCCCTTTGTCCTTGAGCCTGAGCTCCATTTCAGCAATGCCGTGCTTGGCCTTCTACCTCACTGATCCTGACCTTGCCTTGCTGACtggacttcctggcttgacctcagacctgcttTATCACTACGGATTTGTCTGGTGATCAAAGGACTGCTGGCAGCCCTCAGTTACCatcaccagacctgctctgcttgcCTCGCTCAGATGCTGTGGGATTGCAGCTTTACCAGTACTTTATCTCTGCTGCCACTTGGCACCTCTTTGCAGCCCTCTGATTATTGCATTCTTGTTTTTGTTCTCATTAACCCACCCCAAAATGCACTGGGAAGAGGTTAGATGCTGATGTGTTGCAGGTGGGCTTGTTCTTTTGCTGATAGTGACTCACAAATGGATTCAGAAAGAGTAGCAGTTTGCATTACCTTGTTCCTCCTAGAAGTTAATCCTTGGGATGAAAGAGCAGTCTCTGACAGAGTACAATGAAGTTACAAGACAAAGATTGGTTCCTCTTTTATTCTAGTGCTGCAGTGAAATTTCACATTCTGTTGCAAAATATATTATGTTCTTAGGTCAGCATATGGACACATCTGTGGTGAAGTAACTTGCACTGCTACTTGCATACTGTTCACTTCATAACATATAAGAAGGAACTACaggaaaaaacacattaaaacaaaacaagatccAGCAAACAGATAAATGGAAAcaaagaagggaagggaacaTATTCTTTTAGAGAAGGTGTCCGCCAGAGTAGTGACAAACATGTTTATGAAATTCACAGGATCGtaagataattcaggttggaagggacctggtctctagtccaacctcacgctcaaagcaaggtcaggtATGAGGTCAGATCGGGTTGCTCAGGGCATTACCCAGTCGGGTCTTGAAAGCCTCCAGGGATGGAGAGTGCACAACATCACTGTGTGACCTCCTCCACTGCTTGACAGTCCTCACGGTGAAAAAATTTCTCCTTGTATCTAGTcaaaatctcttctttttttaaaatatgtgcatTGTTTCTGGTCTTCCCACTGTGCAGTGCTGTAAAGAGCCTGGTTCCATCTTCTCAGCAGCCTTCTTGTAGGGTATTGCAAGGCTGCCATCAGGACCCCCTGAAGCTTTCTCATCTTCAGGCCAAACAAGCTCAGTTTCCTCAGTCTCTCCTCAGAAGTTTCCTTCTCAGAATGCAAAGTGAGTTGAAAGTATAAATAGACACTACTAGGAACTTGTGAAATCAATGAATGTGGCTTTTTGTGATGAAAAAACTTATAATTTACATGCACAAGGAATAAGTAATAATTCTCATAAGAATTCCCATATTGCTTGTGACCACTGtgtactagagaaaaaaaaaaaaaaaagaatttccacAGTGTCTTTAACTGCCTTTTCACCAGCTTCAGGGACAAGTGCCCACCACCCAGCAGAGAATCATACAGCAATTGCAGGGCAGGACCAGAGCCCTGAATCAATGTCTGTACTTTTGCGTTGTACTAACTTCAACCTTTCTAAAAGTGTTGGTTCTTTTGCTGCCATTCTTATTGTTtgtttgtatctttttcttttacctGGCAGACTGAGCGCCCTGGAAACTGTAATTGAGGCATCCATTCACAGTTAAGTAAATTGATATAAACTTCTTGCTCTATTGACTCTGCAAACATAACTGCACTCCAGATTTCAGTCATAACAGGCAAGACTGAAGACTGGTCTTTTATGTTGTGCAGATGTGAAACCTCACCTTTCAatccttcccttttctccctgcacATACCAGGGAAAAATTTCATCTGAGTTAAACCAGCAGTGGCTAGAGTTTGGTTCTCTATGTGTACTCTAAGTAATGAATCTTCAACTACCTGAAACACAATACTCATATTGTAATGGAAGCACATGACATAGGGTCATTCACTTTAACATACATTTTCCAAAGAATACAAAAGCTGAAAAGCTTATGAGCAGGTAAGTACCTGTCTACATGAGGTAGACCACTTTAAGAAGTGGCTGATCTCAGGGGTATGGAGCAGGAAGACCTGAGTCATTTCTGAAACACAGAAACCATCACAGCAGCATAAATTGCACCAACAAATTAAAAAGATTTACTATATGCTCTCTCGCTGCTCCTTTGTCAAGCATTTGaatgatttctctctctctttctctctctctctctgtgtgtgtctgcatgcatGCTTTATTAATTTCTATCAcaatactgatttaaaagaaaagcccCCCAAAGGCTCCTTACCAGGTAAGGtttagctttcttttaaaaattgaaacaaatGACTACGTGAAGAGGACTCCAGCCTTCCTCCTGCTGAGTACATGTATGCTCAGCAAGTGGGGTGGCTAGCAAGCTAAGACAAGAGACAATTCTGTGGGGGCTCCTTGGTAATTTTGTCAGTATGTCATGTTCATGTTTTTTGACTGTGAGTTTGTTTATTGACATTGATTTATGTACCATGCCTGATTTAAAGATACGTTTTGATGCTCCATTGATTTCATTGACCCTGTAATAAGTCATTATTAGCTCCAGAGAACCCAGTAGTCTAGCCTCCCTTTCATCTTTCAGATCATGCACTCAGTGTGCTATTCATACGGAAAACCCTCCAATAAAAGACTGCTCTTTACTGCCCAACACCACTAATTTCCCTTAGATTAGTGTCTAATTTTGGGGGTACTTCTTAGATACAGGTTTTATCTTATCAAATGTTGCtttgactatactctctctcAGACATTTTTGAGAGAGTCTCGCAGGAAGTTCTGCAGGTGATCAATGCACTGCTCTTTATAGCAGAACTACACAGAGCATTGGCTTTTGCTTGGTTACCCTCACGCTTTCGTAAATACAGGCAACACTTGAGCAAATTCAGAATGTCTGTTCTTGCAGTTTCACTCACAAAACAGTAAAGAATAGGATCAGCAATGCAATTCAAACTTGTTAAGGCCTGTGTGATTCTGTAAATCTTGTACATCAGTTGGACAAACTGCGGATTGGGGGTGTAAGGTTCTTTGATGCTGCGAATAAGCAACACGACATGATAAGGAGTGAAGCAAACAATGAAAGTAGCTGTGATGTTCAGTATTAgtttcctgattttctttttttcttcatctacTGTGGCTTGATTACACCTCACCACTTGGTAGATTCTATAATAGCAGAACACAATGATTATCAGAGGGACCAGGTAACCCGAGCATATCCGGAATATATTTAGCTGTGCCTGCCACCATTCCAGGGGGTATTTATCATAACATAACGTGTGATTAGTGGAATTGCAAGGATCGTTGAATGTTTCTTTGTTCACCAAGATGACTGAATTGAAGATAGTTTCCAAAAGCCAAACAGTTATGCTGACAAGCAAAGAAAATCTTCTTGTGCGCAAATGCTGGAGCTTCAAAGGGTGAACTAATGCCAGGTACCTGTCGATAGAGATGCAAGCAAGGAATGCAGTGCTGGTGTAGAAGTTCATGTACATAAGGAACGCAGAAATCTGACAAAGTAAGGCAGAGAGCCTCCAGTCATCTCCATGCCAGGCATAATCAATCCACAGAGGCAGAATCAGAGAGTACAGGAGGTCAGCCAGGGACAGGCTGAAGAGGTAGACTGCTAACTCATTCTTTTTCCTCACCTGAAT
This window of the Dromaius novaehollandiae isolate bDroNov1 chromosome 5, bDroNov1.hap1, whole genome shotgun sequence genome carries:
- the GPR65 gene encoding psychosine receptor; translated protein: MESYQSGPEELAGDDLSDHRRFFITSRLQLAQRYYLGWTMNNTGRCHDDHTLDKYLFPFVYGIVMVISIPINCISLYASCIQVRKKNELAVYLFSLSLADLLYSLILPLWIDYAWHGDDWRLSALLCQISAFLMYMNFYTSTAFLACISIDRYLALVHPLKLQHLRTRRFSLLVSITVWLLETIFNSVILVNKETFNDPCNSTNHTLCYDKYPLEWWQAQLNIFRICSGYLVPLIIIVFCYYRIYQVVRCNQATVDEEKKKIRKLILNITATFIVCFTPYHVVLLIRSIKEPYTPNPQFVQLMYKIYRITQALTSLNCIADPILYCFVSETARTDILNLLKCCLYLRKREGNQAKANALCSSAIKSSALITCRTSCETLSKMSEREYSQSNI